The genomic region TCAGCGTATATTTCGTCACCTTTTGCACTGTCACGGGGAAGTCGGGAAGTGATCAAACCTCGTGACTTTCGGTTCGTTCATTCACTGCTCTCACTGTTTGTTGCAGGAAGACAACAGCTTTACCAAACTTTGAAGTATGAAGATCTTGGTTTTGTTGATATTTGCTGTATACTCTGTTACTTCTTTATATCCGTTTTCCGAGGAGGGTAAGTTGCAATTGAATATGTTTTAGGCTATGTTGAATCGAAATTATACCTAATTTGCGCTTTCAAATGAATAATGTCAATTGATTTATCAACATCACATTTGTGATCAGAACGACTGATAGAATAATGGCTTTTAGCCTATTGATCTTTAcaatctcaaatcaaatgtttgttttctttacAGGCGAATATCACTTTAAGTTATGGATGTCACAGGTAAGTTCGATTTGGCACGAAACCAGGTACTTTCCTACAATACAAggaagttttctgtttttttgtctgtcTGCAAAAAGTAttatttgaaaataataaatattGGAGAATATTTTCATCATACTAAGCCCTATAGATAGAATACATTTCATTTTAAACTGCAATAGTGTGTATGGAATTACTGATAAGCTAGGCAACTAGACAGAAGAGTGTcttatcattgtaaataagaatttgttcttaactgacttgcctagttaaataaaggttaaatacaaaataTCTAATGCATTTTGAAATGCACTGTATCTACATAAAAAAATGGTAAAATCACAGTGACCTGAATTGAGATGTTACTGTGTCATCCATGTAGTACAACAAGGTGTATGACATGGAGGAGTACTACCACAGACTTCAGATCTTCATTGAGAACAAGAGGAGGATTGACTATCACAATGAAGGAAATCACAAGTTCACAAGTATGAATAACTGCATGATGCTTGTTTTTTTCCATATGTTAGAAGTGTCCACAGCCTTTGAGTATGATCAGTGGAGGCTGCATAATAATAGCTAGAACGGAATGGTATAAAACACATGGAAGCCGTTACCACGAGcccattctccccaattaaggtgccaccaacctcctgtgtggCATATTAATTCTGTCTTCTGACATGTGACCTTTTTACATAGTGGGACTGAATCAGTTCTCTGACCTGACGTTTGCTGAATTCAGAAAATCTTTCCTCTTGACTGAGCCCCAGGTATTTATATTCCTGTTATGTATACTTCTCTTGATTTTTTTACttgaaaaacacatttaaatCTTTCTTTCTGTCATTCTTAGAACTGTTCTGCCACTAAAGGGAGTCATGTGAGCAGCAATGGACCATATCCAGAGTCGGTCGACTGGAGAAAGAAGGGGCACTATGTCACAGCGGTGAAGAACCAGGTAtcctaacacatacagtataggatgcactttctaatgataTAAATGATGCGTTATCTGGCAAGGTAAAGATGCTTATGTGGAAGACCACTGTATGTGCTGAAGGTAGATTTTGATTTGTGGTGTTCAGGGGCCCTGTGGTAGCTGCTGGACCTTTTCCACTACAGGCTGTTTGGAGTCAGTCACAGCAATCGCAACAGGGAAACTCCTACAACTGGTGAGATACTTATCTACTTCTCTATTCTAAAAAAATAAGTGGGAAGGAAAGTTGGCCTCCTTTTGCTGAGGCAATTCAATACCATTTTTACAATTGTGTTTAAGGCTAGTAGTCGCAATACATTTAGGAATTAATTGAAATTCTTGTCCTATTTCTGATCTTGAATGATGAAAAGTATATTTTATCCAACTGCTGCTGCCTTTATATTGTTCAGTCAGAGCAGCAACTAGTGGACTGTGCTCAGGCCTTCAACAACCACGGCTGTAATGGGTGAGTGTCACCACTCGAAAACACGTTTCTTTGTAATATATATTCCCCCCTATTCTTGGTCTTACTGGACACTTAGATTCTTACTGAGGCTCTGAAAAAAATTATCTTTTAGCGGGCTCCCCAGTCAAGCATTTGAATACATCAAGTATAACAAGGGAATCATGACAGAGGAGGACTATCCATACACTGCACATGTATGTAAACAGCCATTCCATCTTTATAACTACAGTACTTGCACTTCAAACGGTGACGATATATTAACATCATTAATGTTGGAATAATTTTGAAGGATGGCACTTGCAAGTCCAAGACTGAGTTGGCTGCTGCTTTTGTTAAGGATGTAGTCAACATAACAAAGGTAAGTAAATGCAAATTACTCTGGATTATCTGGTGCATTGACTACCCAGGCAGTCAGCTAATTGTGTATTTATTACATTGCAGTATGATGAAATGGGTATGCTGGATGCAGTGGCCAGATTCAACCCTGTCAGCCTTGCCTATGAGGTGACCTCTGATTTCATGCATTATGATGGTGGTGTGTACACCAGGTGAGAATGACTCTG from Oncorhynchus masou masou isolate Uvic2021 chromosome 22, UVic_Omas_1.1, whole genome shotgun sequence harbors:
- the ctsh gene encoding pro-cathepsin H produces the protein MKILVLLIFAVYSVTSLYPFSEEGEYHFKLWMSQYNKVYDMEEYYHRLQIFIENKRRIDYHNEGNHKFTMGLNQFSDLTFAEFRKSFLLTEPQNCSATKGSHVSSNGPYPESVDWRKKGHYVTAVKNQGPCGSCWTFSTTGCLESVTAIATGKLLQLSEQQLVDCAQAFNNHGCNGGLPSQAFEYIKYNKGIMTEEDYPYTAHDGTCKSKTELAAAFVKDVVNITKYDEMGMLDAVARFNPVSLAYEVTSDFMHYDGGVYTSMECHNTTDTVNHAVLAVGYGEEKGTPYWIVKNSWGSSWGMKGYFFIERGKNMCGLAGCSSYPLPVL